From the Synechococcus sp. Nb3U1 genome, the window GGGCTGAAGAGTTTCTCTTCTGGCTCTGCTAGTTTTGTGCTAGCGAAAGTTCTTTCGAGGAAAACGATCAATAATGGACGCTTCTGGCAGTAGTTTGTGTGCTACCGAGCAGGAATTTGTCCTCGCGGATGAAGACCCTTATGGGCCCAGGTGTGGCCTACCCTGCCCTGAAAATGGCTGGGATCATTGGGTGATCGGGTTAGTGAGCTTGCTAAGTTAATTTTTGGCTTGGGGAGCTCATCTCGGTCGGCGATGAACCTAGCGACTGAGCAGAGCTCCGACAGGGTGTTCCTTGTGAGAGTTTGTGTGAGCCGATTTGGCTTGCCTTGTTCAGAATTTGGGCAGCTTTGGGTGCTTCGGAGGAGAGGTTATCTCTATCCGGGCACCCTGCTTGTTGCGTCATCAATCCAAGAGGGATCCCTTGGGATGACCGATATTGGTTTGTACATTCTTATGTGCATCCTTAACAGGACAGCTACATTTTTTAGGTGTTCATAGGCTATCTGTGAGCAACAAATTTCTGTGCTGAAGATGGCCAATGATTTTAGTGATCCTGGCGATCTTTAGGGATTGGTTTTGAGCGTTTACGGAAGGAGCATCATCCTGAGTTAATCCAAACGACTGGAGGTGTATTATGCAAAGCAAAGCCAACGTACTCAACGATCTCCTGCAACCCTTTGCTCTAGAAGCCGCCAAGCAAGAGGCCAATCGCATTGCGGCGGTGGAGCTGGTGCAGCTGTTGCTGGAACTACCCCACCACAAGCGGATCCTGGCCTTTCGGTTGTTGGAAAAAGACAAAGCAATAGCGGTGTTTGAGTACCTGCGACCGGAGCAGCAAGCGGATCTGATTCGCTCCATGGAAAGCCCAGAGGCCCTGGGATTAATCGAATCCCTTAAGCCAGATGACCGGGTGCGCCTGTTCGACGAGCTACCCGCCAAGGTGACCAAGCGATTGATGGCCAACCTTAGCCCCCAGGCGCGGGAGAGCATCAACCTGTTGTTAGGCTATCCTCCCCGCAGTGTCGGGCACATTATGAACGTCCGCTACCTAGCGGTGCGGGATACCGTTACCAATCGAGAAGCCCTAGAGCTGGTGCGGCAATCAAATCTTTCGGATAACGAGCTGGCCATTGTCTTCGTAGTCGATAGCCAGCGGTTTTACCGGGGGTTTGTGCGTACCATTCGCCTACTCAAAGCGGATCCTGATCTGCCCATTACCTCTCTAACCGAGGGGCAGCGCATCAGCATTGCTGCTACCGAACGGGATCTGATGGCGGCCAAGCTGCTCAAAGATCACGATCTACCAGCGGTGGCAGTGGTGGACAAAGAAGGCCGTCTGATCGGCGACATCACCTTCGACGATGTGATCGATCTGGTAGAAGAAGAGGCCACCGATGCTGCCTTTGCCAAAGCCGGGGTGGGCAACCTCCTCAGCCGAGACAAAGTCTGGAGCGAGAACCTAGTCAAAGGATCCATGTGGTACAGCGTCCGCCTGCGGATTCTGTTTTTGATCGTCACCCTCATCGGCGGAATGATCGTCGGGACGGTGATCACCACCTATGAGGAGGTTTTAGAAGCGGTGGCGGTGGCGGCCGTCTTCATCCCAGTGGTAATGGATATGGGGGGCAACACAGGGACTCAATCCACCACCATCTTTGCCCGGGGTTTGGCGTGGCAACACGTCAACACCAACCGGATCATCCCCTACATCCTGCGAGAAGCCCGGATTGGCGCCACCATGGGGGCTGTTTTGGGAGTTGCAGCTGGGGTGATCGCTTACTTTTGGCAAGGGTTGCCTAATGATGTCCCGCAATTGGGCTTGGCAGTAGGGCTGGCTTTGTTCTTTGTGGTCACCTTGGGGGCCGTCTTGGGGGCCATCCTACCTTGGGCTCTGTTAAAAATGGGCTTCGATCATGGGCCTGGAGCAGATCCATTCATCACCACCATCAAAGATTTCACCGGCTTGTGGTTTTACTTTGTCATGGTGTCGTGGTTGCTCGGCATTCAGGTTGAGTAGCCTTCTGATTGAACTAAGCAAACAGGAAGCACACAGGAAGAATCTGGTGAGAACCCTGATATCTCAGGGTTCTCCTGGTAACTCCTAAGATTGAACATCAAATTTGGAAACTTTGCCTACGCATCTAGGAGGTGTGTCATGAACCGCTTTCCCTCTCAAGCTCCCCTAGAGCAGTTTGAAAAGAAGCTACAGTATTTTGCCCATCGAATCTCGATCATCACGGCTCTAGAAACCGGGGGCAAGTTATCTCCTGGCCAAGCCTTTGACATGATGGAATCCCTTTGGGTAAATCTAGAATCAACGGGTGATGAAGCGTTTTTAGCCATCAGTTATGACTATGAAGGGGGTGAGAGCTGATTCACAAACAGAATCCATGAGATGGATCAGGGTTTAGGGCTGGTCAACAGATCTTGAGGGCTACCGGAGAGACAATAACAAACTGCAAAACTCCTCCCATCCGGGATGCTTGACTTTCGCAACTTTCGTAACAGAAAGCACATTTTTGCTTCAGGGCAGATCCTAGCCTAAGCCCATGACACAGCTACTTTCTGAGACCGCCCGCACCCAGGGCATCGACTATTTTCTGCTCTCCTTTACGGATCTATTCGGGATCCAGCGGGCCAAGCTGGTGCCTACCTCAGCGATCGACGCGATGGCGGATGGTCAGGCGGGGTTTGCCGGGTTTGCTGCCTGGCTGGATCTCACCCCGGCTGACCCGGATGTGTTTGCTCAACCGGATCGAGAGCGACTCTACCAACTGCCCTGGCAGCCTGAGCTGGGCTGGATGCCTGCTGATCTGATCCAGGCGAACGGGGATCCCCTCGAGCAAACGCCCCGCTGGGTTTTGAAAAGGGTGCTCGCTCAGGCGGAGGCCATGGGCTTGCGGGCGAAGACGGGGGTGGAGTGCGAGTTCATGCTCTTCTCCCCCGAAGAGTGGGCGGTTTCCGATCCGCGAGATCAGCAGGCTAAGCCCTGTTATGACCAACAGAGCCTGATGCGCCGCTTCTCGGTGATTCGAGACATTTGCGATGGCATGCAAAAGCTGGGCTGGAATCCTTATCAAAACGACCACGAAGATGCCAATGGTCAGTTTGAGATGAACTGGCTATTTGATGATGCCCTCGTTACCGCCGATCGCCATGCTTTTTTTAAGTACATGGTGAAAAGCATTGCCGAGCAGCAGGGCTACCGCGCCACCTTTATGCCCAAGCCCTTCCCCCATCTGACGGGCAACGGCTGCCATACCCACATTTCCCTCTGGGATCCCTCGGGGACAACCAATCTGTTTACCGATGCGACTGGAGAGTTGGGCCTGTCTAAGCTGGCCTATCACTTCATAGCGGGGGTGCTGCACCATGCCCCGGCACTGTGTGCCCTAACCAACCCAACGGTGAATTCCTATCGCCGCCTCAATGCACCCGTTACCCTCTCGGGTGCCACCTGGTCTCCCAGTACCATCAGCTACAGCGGCAACAATCGCACCCATACGATTCGTATTCCGGATGGGGGGCGGTTTGAGCTGCGTTTAGCGGATGCCTCGGCTAACCCCTATCTGCTGACAGCGGGCCTGATTGCAGCGGGCCTGGACGGGATCCAACAGCAGCGGGATCCTGGGCCTCGGTCTGATAACAACACGTACACTGCTCCGACTGCTAATGCCCCGATTCTACCAGGCTCTCTGCATGAGGCGCTGGATAACTTGGCTCAAAGTTCCGTCTTGAGAACAGCTTTAGGGGATCCGTTTGTGAATGCCTATTTGAAGCTGAAGCGGCAGCAGTGGCAGGAGTTTAGCCACCAGATCACCCCTTGGGAGCGAGAGACTACTTTAGATTGTTGAAGAGGGTCTCCACAACAGCCACAGAATCGGGGATAGTTGAGGCATCCTCCCTGCTTCCACCCATGCTCAGGCGACCTGGCGCTTTCGGCCTCTCCTCTATCCTGTTGCTAGGCAGCCTTTTGACGGTAATCCGTTCCGAGGAACCTACCCTGGCCTTGGAAGTGTTGCAACGGGGCATCACCGTCACCGTCCCGGCGGGAGAAGGAGCGATCACCCTCTACGAGGATGTCAATCTGTTGGGGCGCTCTCTGACCTTGGTGCGAGATAGCGACTTCTTGGGCCATCAAAACTTTAACGACCGTGCCTCCAGCCTGCAAGTGCATTCTGGCCAATGGCAGCTTTGCCCCGATGCCTACTACGGGGCGGGCTATGTCGGCAGGTGGGGCCAGGGGTATATCCGAATCTGGCCAGCCTCGGGATCCCCAACGATACCCTCAGCTCGGTGCGATGGGTCAGCGGTGGGGGCAGTGGGGGCTCCGTGTTGCCCCCTAGCGGCGGCATTCAACCTCTCCCGCAACCGATCGGATCCCTGATCCTCTACGAAAACGCCAACTACCAGGGCCGTTCTTTGGGGGTATCCGACAGCCTGCGCGACCTCAACACTCAAGGGTTTAACGACCTCACCACCAGCTTGCAAATCAACAGCGGGGTTTGGGATCTCTGTGAAGATGTCAACTGGCAGGGTTACTGTCGCCGCTTGGGGCCAGGACGCTATCCAGATGTCCGGTTGGTGGGCATCAACAATGACACCATCAGCTCCGTCCGCTTGGTTTCCGTCGATGGCTCCGGTGGATCGGGGGGAACCATTCTGCTGCCGCCCTCGGTCGTCTATCCACCCTATGTGCCCTCTGTGCCACCCCCTCGAGACAACTATGGCCGCGACAGCAGCGGTTGCTTGGATGGCTACTATCGCCAAGGGGCCTATTGCGTGCGGTACTGATTCGGTTACAGAGGAGAACCGACTGGCAAGGCGGTTGCAGACTGCTTTGTCGCCAGCTTGTCTCCTCCAATCAGGGCATTGAGGCTTGCTGCCAAACCAAACCCTCCTGTTGCGAACTGGGTTAGTACCTGCGGGGCCAGATCTCCGAGGCGATACAAACTGACCCCCGCCACCAGCCCTGGAAAGAGGCCACTACCCCAGCCTCCCCACAGCCAAGATCCCAGCCCTTCCGCCAACAGCAGCAGGGCACTATTCACCACCAGCGGTCGCCACAAGCCCTCCTGACGGGATCCTAGCGCCCCACGTAGCGTTCCCCAGGGCAGTCTCAGTCGCAGACAGAGGCCCAACAGCCACAGGCCATCCAGGAGCGGGGCCAGCAGCAGATCCAACCCCAGGGGGGCCAACCCGATCCCAAGCCCTTTGGCGAGGCTACAGGCTTTGCTCCACCGATCCACAAAACCGGCATGATGCTGCCATTGTTTGCGGAGAATTTGGGCCTGAAGGCGATCCAGCCGCTTCAACACATTCAAAGCCAGCAGGGATCCCGCCTCTGTTTGCAGAATCTGCAAAATTCGCCCCCGCAAAGCATCCATCTGGGGCGCAGGACGTTCCCAGTCGGTGGTGATGCGGCCATCCGGCCAGTGGGTACGCACCTTAACCGGTTTGGGGCAGGCGGCTACGGTTAAAATCTCTAACCCCAGGCCCAACTGCGGACGACTGATCTGGGCGCGAATTGCTTCCAAATCCTCTGCGGAATAGAGGTCGCACTTGTTCAACACCAGTAGGATCGGCTTGTGCAGGGTGCGCAGCTCGAGTAGCGCCTGATACTCCAATTGGGTCAAATCGGCGGCGATGACAAACAAGATCAGATCTGCCGAGCGGGCCACATCCCAGGCCAACTGCTCACGGGCTTCCCCTTCTACTTCGTTCAAACCAGGGGTATCGATCAGCCTCACCCGCCACGGAATCCCTGACTCTGGACGCCACAGCATCGATTGCGGCTGTTGAGTCACTCCATTCAAAGGCCCTACTTTCAATCGTGTTTCCCCGGTCAGAGCATTCAACACTGCCGATTTACCTCGATTCACCAAACCAAACACAGCAATGGAAAACAGCCGCGATCCAAGCCGCTTGCGTAACTCCGACAAAGACCGTAACTCCGGCTTCAGATCAGCACGGTTGGCGACCGCTTGCCAGTGCTCCCAGCAGTGATTCAAAACAGTTTCCGCTTGGGCTAGGGGAGTGATCATAGACACCCGCGAACAGCTAACCCTCACTCTAGTGGGAATTGCCCGCCACAGCCAGCCCACCTCTGCCTCCCCCCGAGCGTGGGGAAATGCGACTGGATCCGAACCCCTGAGAATAGGGCATGATCACTTTAGGATGTGCTTGCGCTATCCCATGGTTAACAATTGACCAAGCTAGACACCCTCATCCTTGGCTGCCATGCGCTATTCCATCCCCAAATCCCTCCGGTGGTTACGTCTAGGGGGATCCCATCGCTCCAAACAGGAGCGCATGATCGTGCGGGGTCTGCTGGCCTTTTCCGGGGCACTCCTGATTATGGATATTGTGCTTTTGAGCCTTCTTCCCTGACCGATTCAAATCGGGGCGACAAGGCCCCCTTGGGCTTAGCTGTGCGCTTTCGGCAACAAGGGAAAGATCAGGAATAATAGAAGCGGCCCGGGAAGAGCACGAGCTCCAGAGCCTGGGTTGTCCTATTTTCCATTGTTTGAGGTCGATTATGGCTTTGCACGAGGCGGCTAATACGCCCCGGATTAATGCGCGTGAGTTCGATGCTTTCGATATTTTCAACCTCAAGCACTACCTCGGCCCCAACCCCTACCTAAATACCGCTGCCCTCACCTTCGACTTCACCCTCACCTACTCCCTCAAGCCGTTACCCATCGAGAGCTATCTAGCCCAGGTGTGTCAGCATCTACCGCAGCTACAGGGAGAAAGCTACCTGTCCTATGCCCACTTGTTTGCCCACCTAGTGGCGGAGGTGAACCGGTTGCAAATGGGCTTACACCTCTACCGTTGGAGCTTCCGCCTCTTTCCGGAGTATGTGCGCATTGCCGTTCAAACCTTGCATGGCCGCACCACCCGTGCCGCTGTGTACCTGGCCTGGGATTGGTTAGAGGCAATCACTCAAGAGCAGTTGTTTGATTTTGAAGGCGAGCTGCGTCGTCTACAGCAATTGTTTCGGGAGTCGGTGTATGGGGGGCCGACAGTGTACGCCCTGTTGCGAGCTGCCCACGAACGCGGCATCCCCACCTATTACCTGTGGGATGAGGGGGTGATGCAATACGGCTATGGACGCAAGCAAGTGCGCGGGGTTGCCACCACCTTTCACAGCGACAGCAACCTCGACTCCGCCTTCACCACCCGTAAAGACGATTGCAAAGCCTTTTTGGCAGCTCAAGGGTTTCCAGTACCGCCAGGGGAGGTAGTCACCTCCTTGGCAGAAGCCCTAGAGCAGGCTGCAGGGATTGGTTACCCAGTTGTACTCAAGCCGGTGGTCGGCCATAAGGGCATTGGGGTCACCGCCCACATTCGCACCCCGGAGGAGTTGCAGTTTGCCTATGACAAAGCTGTAGATGCTATTCCTTACGAACAGCCGATTCAGTTGATTTTAGAAAAACATTTGCAGGGCAGCGACTTTCGTCTATTGTGTGTGGGTGGGCGTTTTGTAGCGGCTACAGAACGGCGTCCAGCTTCGGTGACAGGAGATGGCCAGAGCACCATCGGTCAGCTGATCCACCAAGCCAATCAGGATCCCGCCCGTTGGGATACCCCCACTTCCCCCTTGGGGCCAATCCAGTGGGATGACGCCATGGAGCATTTTTTGGCGGAGCAGGGCCTGACGGTGGAAAGTGTGCTTGAGCCGGGGCGGACGGTTTATCTGCGCAAGGTGTCTAATCTTTCGGCGGGGGGGGTGAGCCGGGATGTTACCGCCAGCGTTCATCCCGATAATATTGTCTTGGCCCAAACCATTGCCCAACAGTTTTCGCTGGTGTGTCTGGGCATTGATGTGATTGCCACCAGCCTGGAACGCTCCTGGACTGAGGGATCCCTGGGCATCATCGAGATCAACGCAGCGCCGGGGGTGCTGATGCACCAGAAACCTGCTATCGGGGATGGGGTAGATGTGCCAGGGGCGATCCTCAACCATCTATTTCCGGCCAAGGCAACCGCCCGTATTCCGATTTTGACCTTCAATCGTTTGGCTCTAGGAGAGGTGCAGGCCTTGGTGGAGCACATTTTGGCTGCCCATCCCCAGTGGTGTGTGGGATCCCTCTGTCGCGAAGGAGTCTTGCTCAACCGGACTGTGAGACCGCGACAAGGCAGCCATTTCCGCCAGGTGAAAACCCTGTTGCGCCATCCTCACCTAGATCTACTTCTGGTGGAAATCGACGAAGATGTTCTGGAGCACGAGGGCTTGGCCTATGAGGGCAGTGATCTGGTGGTGTTGCGGGATCCCTCTGAAAAAGAGCAGCAGATGCTCAAGCGGGATCTCAACCCCGGTGGCACCTTGATCCTGCAACAGGGATCCACCGTAACCCTGACAGTGGCGGGCCAAGTGGAACGGTTTGATCTGATCGGGGCAGAACCGTTGCAGGGGATCCTGTTGCGTGCGGTGAGCCAGCTGCTCCAGACGTGGCGTGGGTAGAGGAGTTTGGATTTTTTTCAGATTCCCGGCAAAGGCAGAAAGGATGGGGGATCCCTGCCGGGCACACAGGGGTGCTCGCAGGTCAACTCTACACCAATCGAAAAGAAACGTTATCATAGAAGTCTGCTGGAGAGTCCCCCTTGGTAGCTCTGTAAACCCTACGAGGCAGATCGGAATGGATTGGGTGGAAAAAGTTCTGGAAAAGATCCGGGAATGGGTGGAACGTGTGCTCGACACCCTATTAGGGGATCCCCAGCCGCAGCCGCAACCGATTCCCATTCCGGTAGAAAATGGATCCCATCGTCGTCGCTGATCCGACCGCCATTGCCCCCGGCCTGGAGGTTCTCAGCTTACTCGTGTTGCACGGCCCCAATCTGAACCTGCTGGGGGTACGTGAGGTTGGTATCTACGGATCCCTGTCTTTGGAGCAGATTGATCGGGCCCTGCACCAGCAGGCTCACTCCCTCAAAGCTAAGTTGGAGCTCCTGCAATCCAACCATGAAGGGGTGTTGATCGATGCCATTCACCGCGCCCACCAGCAGCACCAAGGCATTTTGATCAACCCCGGCGCCTATACCCATACCAGCATTGCCCTACGGGATGCGATTGCCGGAGTGGGCTTACCGACGGTGGAAGTACACCTGAGCAACATTCATCGCCGCGAAGCTTTCCGCCAGCACTCCTACATCGCCGCGGTAGCAATCGGGCAAATCAGTGGGTTCGGGGCACAAAGCTACCTGCTGGGGTTGCAAGCCCTGGTGCAGCACCTGCGACTGCAAACTTCTTAGCTTCAGCTCAACAGACTGGGGTAGCATTTTGAGTAGCTGTTGCACCGATGGATAGGTTATCCGATGGGATCCGGTTACCGCAAAGCGTTGTTGATCCTGGCAGGTTTGTCCTTGAGCTTGGGCGTTCCGGTAGCCTGGGGGCAAACCTCCAGCACGTTTCAGCCTGGGTTTTTCCAGCCTGTGGCCCGTTTTGATCCCAGCCGCCCGGTGCAAGTCGTGTTGATCAACTGCTCCGACGCAACTGTGGAATATGGGATTACCACCGATCTTGGCTCTGATCAGGAGCTGCTGCCGGATGAACAAGTGACCCTCACCATCCGCGAGTTGCCTGCCTACCTATCTATTCATACCCCCAGCCGACCTCCCTTTTCCGAGATCAGCCTGCGGTATGTGGTTTCAGGCGATGCAGACCAAAATCGGATCACCGTGAATGTGGTAGTGAATCTGCTGCAGGAAGGGGGAGGAGATCGCACCCTCGACTTCAACCCAGAAGGAGGAGTCTACGTTTATTAGTCTTATTGAGTCTTATTGTATTAGTCTTAGTCCAGTATCACCAAGTACAGCCTTTTCCGACTTCACGCAGGCCCTTGAGCTAGGCAAAAAACCTTATGGAGGGGGTTGAGATCCCCGGGGTACTGCGATTTGGGATTAATGAACCTCCGGTTCAAGATTGGGCTTGCTTTCTGAAAAAGTACGGCGCAACAACAACGAGTTCAAAACAACACTGACGGAACTAAAGGCCATCAACCCACCTGCCATGGCCGGGCTGAGTACAATGCCGAACTTGGGCAAGAGCACACCCGCCGCCACAGGGATCCCCAACAGGTTGTAGCCAAAGGCCCACACTAGGTTCTGGCGAATTTTGCGGAAGGTGGCCGAACTCAGCCGAATCGCTTCCACCACATCCCAAAGGCGGTTGCGCATCAGGATGATATCGGCAGTTTCAATCGCCACATCCGTAGCCGAATGCAGAGAAATACCCATATCCGCCTGCGCTAGGGCGGGAGCATCGTTAATGCCATCTCCCACCATGCCCACCCTGATTCCTTGGGCTTGTAACTCTCGGATCACTTCTGCCTTGGCAGCCGGATGCACATTGGCAATCACTCGGATCCCTGGCAAGTTCAAAGACTGAATCATCTGTTCGGCCACTTCAGCTCGGTCGCCGGTGAGGAGCATCACCTGCAAGCCCATCTTTTGCAGTTGTTGCAGCGTGGCCCGAGCATCGGGACGCAGTTGATCTTGGGCGGCGATTAGCCCCATCAGGGATCCCTGTGGGCCGGAGCCTGGCGCACCCTGCACCACCACTCCCACCACGGTCTTTCCTGCCCCCACTAGAGCATCGATCTGGGCTTGAGCCTCTGGAGAAATCGGGATCCCCAGATCCGCTAACCCGTGCAGGGATCTCAAGATCACCCGTTGCCCCTCCACCTGAGCGGCAACCCCCAACCCCGGCTCCGTTTGAAATGCTGTGGCGGAAAGCAGCGGCAACCCCTGAGCGCGGGCTGCCCGTAAAATGGCTTCTGCCAAAGGATGGCGGGTTCCAGCTTCTACGGTGGCGGCCAGTTGTAGCAATCGGGTCGGGTTTAGGGAGGCATCCAGACTCAAGCAATCCGTCAGGCGGGGATCCCCTTGGGTGAGGGTGCCGGTTTTGTCGAACACCAACGTTTGCAGGTGATGGACCTTTTCCAAGACATCTCCCCCTCGGATCAACAGGCCCCGTTCTGCCCCCAGGCCCGTACCCACCAAAATGGCCGTCGGGGTGGCCAACCCCAACGCACAGGGACAGGCCACCACCAAAACCGCGATCGCCAACTTGAGGCTATTGAGCAAGGGAGTAGGGTGAGGAACATGGTCACTGGCCAGCAGGTGTGTACCCAGATGCAGACTCTGCCCCATCAGCCACTCGCTACCCCAAAGGGGGATCCCGATCCAATACCAAAACCCGAAGGTGAGCAGGGCCAGCGTCACCACCCCGTAGGTAAAATAGCCCGCCACAGTATCGGCAATCCCTTGAATCGGGGCTTTGCGAGCTTGGGCTTCTTCCACCAGGTTGATGATTTGAGCCAGGGTAGTCTCTTTTCCGGTGCGGGTGGCCCGACAGACCAGCACCCCCGACTGGTTCAAGGTTCCGGCCACAACGGCATCCCCCGGCTGCTTCAGCACCGGCAACGGTTCCCCGGTCAACATCGCTTCATTGACTGTCGCCTGTCCTGCAATCACCTCGCCATCTACCGGGATCTGCTCTCCGGCCCGTACCTGTAGATAATCCCCCACCCGCACTTGCTCGATCGGGCACCATTCCTCAGCTTGTGACCCAAGGTCTAGGTCACCTTCTGTCAAGCCGGAAGGAGAAAGTTCAGCTTCGCCTCCCTGCGCGCCGGCGCCTGGCGCATCCTTGGTTTGTCGAGTAACTTGTCGAGCCAAACTCGGGCGCAAGTTCACCAGCGCTTGCAGACTGCTGGCAGCCCGCATACGGCTGTGTTGTTCCAGGGCTCGCCCCAGCAAGATAAAACTGAGCAGCATCACGGGCTCATCGAAAAAGCATTCCCAGCCCACCTGCGGCGCCAAAAGCCCCACCAAACTGGCGGCATAGGCCGAGCCGGATCCCAGAGCCACCAAGGTGTTCATGTTGGGAGCCAGTCGTCGCGCTCCTTTCCAGCCATCCCAGATAATGCCTCGCGCCGGGCCGACAAATGTGAGGGTGGCCAATCCCCAGTGCAACCAGACATCGTTCAGAATCGGCAAACCCACACGAGTAAACAGGTTGAGATGTCCTGCCCCAGAGATCACCAGCAAAAAGGCAGCCGTCAACACTTGGCGAATTTGCTGTTGGGTCTGTTGTCGTTGTTGGGTCACCGGATCGGCAGGGATCCCGATCTCGGCACTAGGTTCGGTCTTGTCTATGGGCAGACGGGGGTGACTTGGAAACCCGGCTTCTGTCAAGATTTCTGCCAAATGCTCTGGGTCGGGCCTGATCCCTGCCGCAAACTCTACCAAGGCTGACTCGGTAATTAAGTTAACGCTGGCCTTGACCACCCCTGGCTGTTTCAACAGCTCCTGCTCCACAGCCCGGACACACCCGGCGCAACTCATACCCCCCACATCCAACGAAAGGGATCCCGCTGTGGTGATAGCCTGCTCAACCGGATCCCTCAGCGTGGCCACTGCATCAATATCAATGATGGGCATTGTGCTGTCTTTCATGGT encodes:
- the mgtE gene encoding magnesium transporter gives rise to the protein MQSKANVLNDLLQPFALEAAKQEANRIAAVELVQLLLELPHHKRILAFRLLEKDKAIAVFEYLRPEQQADLIRSMESPEALGLIESLKPDDRVRLFDELPAKVTKRLMANLSPQARESINLLLGYPPRSVGHIMNVRYLAVRDTVTNREALELVRQSNLSDNELAIVFVVDSQRFYRGFVRTIRLLKADPDLPITSLTEGQRISIAATERDLMAAKLLKDHDLPAVAVVDKEGRLIGDITFDDVIDLVEEEATDAAFAKAGVGNLLSRDKVWSENLVKGSMWYSVRLRILFLIVTLIGGMIVGTVITTYEEVLEAVAVAAVFIPVVMDMGGNTGTQSTTIFARGLAWQHVNTNRIIPYILREARIGATMGAVLGVAAGVIAYFWQGLPNDVPQLGLAVGLALFFVVTLGAVLGAILPWALLKMGFDHGPGADPFITTIKDFTGLWFYFVMVSWLLGIQVE
- a CDS encoding DUF7219 family protein: MNRFPSQAPLEQFEKKLQYFAHRISIITALETGGKLSPGQAFDMMESLWVNLESTGDEAFLAISYDYEGGES
- the glnT gene encoding type III glutamate--ammonia ligase, with the protein product MTQLLSETARTQGIDYFLLSFTDLFGIQRAKLVPTSAIDAMADGQAGFAGFAAWLDLTPADPDVFAQPDRERLYQLPWQPELGWMPADLIQANGDPLEQTPRWVLKRVLAQAEAMGLRAKTGVECEFMLFSPEEWAVSDPRDQQAKPCYDQQSLMRRFSVIRDICDGMQKLGWNPYQNDHEDANGQFEMNWLFDDALVTADRHAFFKYMVKSIAEQQGYRATFMPKPFPHLTGNGCHTHISLWDPSGTTNLFTDATGELGLSKLAYHFIAGVLHHAPALCALTNPTVNSYRRLNAPVTLSGATWSPSTISYSGNNRTHTIRIPDGGRFELRLADASANPYLLTAGLIAAGLDGIQQQRDPGPRSDNNTYTAPTANAPILPGSLHEALDNLAQSSVLRTALGDPFVNAYLKLKRQQWQEFSHQITPWERETTLDC
- a CDS encoding beta/gamma crystallin-related protein, which translates into the protein MLRRPGAFGLSSILLLGSLLTVIRSEEPTLALEVLQRGITVTVPAGEGAITLYEDVNLLGRSLTLVRDSDFLGHQNFNDRASSLQVHSGQWQLCPDAYYGAGYVGRWGQGYIRIWPASGSPTIPSARCDGSAVGAVGAPCCPLAAAFNLSRNRSDP
- a CDS encoding beta/gamma crystallin-related protein translates to MRWVSGGGSGGSVLPPSGGIQPLPQPIGSLILYENANYQGRSLGVSDSLRDLNTQGFNDLTTSLQINSGVWDLCEDVNWQGYCRRLGPGRYPDVRLVGINNDTISSVRLVSVDGSGGSGGTILLPPSVVYPPYVPSVPPPRDNYGRDSSGCLDGYYRQGAYCVRY
- a CDS encoding Era-like GTP-binding protein, yielding MITPLAQAETVLNHCWEHWQAVANRADLKPELRSLSELRKRLGSRLFSIAVFGLVNRGKSAVLNALTGETRLKVGPLNGVTQQPQSMLWRPESGIPWRVRLIDTPGLNEVEGEAREQLAWDVARSADLILFVIAADLTQLEYQALLELRTLHKPILLVLNKCDLYSAEDLEAIRAQISRPQLGLGLEILTVAACPKPVKVRTHWPDGRITTDWERPAPQMDALRGRILQILQTEAGSLLALNVLKRLDRLQAQILRKQWQHHAGFVDRWSKACSLAKGLGIGLAPLGLDLLLAPLLDGLWLLGLCLRLRLPWGTLRGALGSRQEGLWRPLVVNSALLLLAEGLGSWLWGGWGSGLFPGLVAGVSLYRLGDLAPQVLTQFATGGFGLAASLNALIGGDKLATKQSATALPVGSPL
- a CDS encoding acetate--CoA ligase family protein: MALHEAANTPRINAREFDAFDIFNLKHYLGPNPYLNTAALTFDFTLTYSLKPLPIESYLAQVCQHLPQLQGESYLSYAHLFAHLVAEVNRLQMGLHLYRWSFRLFPEYVRIAVQTLHGRTTRAAVYLAWDWLEAITQEQLFDFEGELRRLQQLFRESVYGGPTVYALLRAAHERGIPTYYLWDEGVMQYGYGRKQVRGVATTFHSDSNLDSAFTTRKDDCKAFLAAQGFPVPPGEVVTSLAEALEQAAGIGYPVVLKPVVGHKGIGVTAHIRTPEELQFAYDKAVDAIPYEQPIQLILEKHLQGSDFRLLCVGGRFVAATERRPASVTGDGQSTIGQLIHQANQDPARWDTPTSPLGPIQWDDAMEHFLAEQGLTVESVLEPGRTVYLRKVSNLSAGGVSRDVTASVHPDNIVLAQTIAQQFSLVCLGIDVIATSLERSWTEGSLGIIEINAAPGVLMHQKPAIGDGVDVPGAILNHLFPAKATARIPILTFNRLALGEVQALVEHILAAHPQWCVGSLCREGVLLNRTVRPRQGSHFRQVKTLLRHPHLDLLLVEIDEDVLEHEGLAYEGSDLVVLRDPSEKEQQMLKRDLNPGGTLILQQGSTVTLTVAGQVERFDLIGAEPLQGILLRAVSQLLQTWRG
- the aroQ gene encoding type II 3-dehydroquinate dehydratase — protein: MDPIVVADPTAIAPGLEVLSLLVLHGPNLNLLGVREVGIYGSLSLEQIDRALHQQAHSLKAKLELLQSNHEGVLIDAIHRAHQQHQGILINPGAYTHTSIALRDAIAGVGLPTVEVHLSNIHRREAFRQHSYIAAVAIGQISGFGAQSYLLGLQALVQHLRLQTS